In Microbulbifer salipaludis, a genomic segment contains:
- a CDS encoding flagellar hook-basal body complex protein, with protein MLQSFFNGLSGMVVFSQGLNTISNNVANMNTPGFKAVNNFYRSLGEDGHGIGAKLSGEYMDESAGTIRDTGRATDLAVIGEGYFIVEKDGVYQYTRNGQFVFDDDGFLKDTVSDGYVMGSGPGGNLYRIDISTMKTLPPEATTELSFSGNLSTGDDEHEIPAVSVFNTLGEEVTFGIRFVNNTATTPGEWSVVVESDSGIPLWTGQLNFGLDGSVSTGSESLSITIPSAENGTAGVALDLTLTFGTPGDFSGSTSFAGGTVSTLGSEVVDGRGSEGLVAASFNDKGALNLLYSNGDTEEPYTIGLAYFDNPQDLRHMGDGFYVANTLQGVSYGQPDTGIFGSIQGNSIESSNVDLVREFAEMIIAQRGYQAASHVMDVANTMIETLYQSKG; from the coding sequence ATGCTTCAATCATTTTTTAATGGTTTATCCGGGATGGTCGTGTTTTCGCAGGGTCTCAATACGATCAGTAACAACGTTGCGAATATGAATACCCCGGGTTTTAAAGCGGTAAACAATTTCTACCGCTCGCTTGGGGAAGATGGGCACGGAATTGGCGCCAAGCTTTCCGGTGAATATATGGATGAATCCGCCGGCACAATTCGCGATACAGGAAGAGCTACCGATTTGGCTGTTATCGGTGAAGGCTATTTCATTGTTGAGAAAGATGGCGTTTATCAGTACACGCGCAACGGCCAGTTTGTGTTTGATGATGATGGATTTCTGAAGGATACCGTCTCGGATGGTTATGTGATGGGGTCCGGTCCCGGTGGTAATCTCTACCGAATCGATATTTCTACAATGAAAACGTTACCTCCCGAAGCGACCACCGAGCTAAGTTTCTCTGGAAACCTTTCTACAGGCGACGACGAACACGAAATTCCCGCGGTTTCTGTTTTTAATACCTTGGGTGAAGAAGTAACGTTTGGGATTCGCTTCGTCAATAATACTGCTACGACTCCTGGTGAGTGGTCTGTTGTTGTTGAAAGTGATTCCGGGATTCCACTATGGACCGGGCAGCTCAATTTTGGGCTTGACGGCTCGGTCAGCACAGGTAGCGAATCGTTATCGATTACAATTCCCTCGGCCGAAAATGGTACGGCTGGTGTCGCACTTGATTTGACTCTGACATTTGGTACTCCTGGCGATTTTTCGGGCAGCACTTCGTTTGCTGGTGGAACTGTGTCAACACTGGGATCCGAGGTTGTTGATGGTCGTGGTTCTGAGGGACTTGTAGCGGCCAGTTTCAATGATAAAGGCGCACTAAATCTATTGTATTCCAACGGTGATACCGAAGAGCCTTATACAATCGGTTTAGCCTATTTCGACAATCCTCAGGATTTGCGCCATATGGGCGATGGGTTCTACGTGGCAAATACCTTACAAGGTGTCAGCTATGGTCAGCCGGATACTGGTATCTTCGGATCGATCCAGGGGAATAGTATTGAATCTTCAAACGTCGACTTGGTCCGAGAATTCGCTGAAATGATTATCGCACAGCGAGGGTATCAAGCCGCGTCGCACGTGATGGATGTGGCTAATACCATGATTGAAACTTTGTACCAGTCCAAAGGTTAA
- a CDS encoding flagellar hook assembly protein FlgD: protein MSVDAIGSVLGNTEAESSNSISQEEFLRLFLAQLQFQDPMEPLDNSEFLAQLAQFSSIEQNRQNGLQLENIARLNSSYQASELLGRSVEVSSDSGSLFGSISAVSFDGSGTTFTVNATDGNVVSGLRLSQIRVIRQ, encoded by the coding sequence ATGTCCGTTGATGCAATCGGGAGCGTCCTTGGGAATACTGAAGCTGAATCATCAAATTCCATTTCTCAGGAAGAATTTCTTCGTCTATTCCTAGCGCAACTTCAGTTTCAAGATCCGATGGAGCCGCTGGATAATAGTGAGTTTTTGGCGCAGCTGGCTCAGTTCTCCAGTATCGAACAGAACCGGCAGAATGGCTTGCAGTTAGAAAATATCGCGAGATTAAATTCGAGCTACCAGGCTTCTGAATTACTCGGCCGTTCCGTTGAGGTTTCTTCGGATAGTGGAAGCCTATTTGGATCTATATCAGCGGTTTCATTCGATGGTAGTGGCACCACGTTTACTGTGAATGCCACAGATGGCAACGTTGTGTCGGGTCTCCGACTTTCTCAAATACGTGTTATACGGCAATAG
- a CDS encoding flagellar M-ring protein FliF C-terminal domain-containing protein, protein MNSKLLLSVAIVVLTIIAGLTTYVLWKGDHVVVDSLANEQKQEALKNYLATRGIRYSVNDSGQIMVSSDQIEEVRRSVGATGVLNHERVGFEIFQDDSYGATEFAQKISYQRALQGELEKTIVSLKGVLDARVHLAIPTKTRIFRKTEEVAASVVVSLSDEGSLASIEPAVRSIVIGAVPDIAAESVSVIQDSGNRAGAIGVGTGVDAISAQERSRESDIAESVSKMLLTWFKPADFSVSVSVTMTKDSKTIASTAPVASSSVVRTKKVTSSEDGEAVEDISYEYGTKSENIEVPAGQIVKIGMGVAINADISDSHLAAIKELISSAIGLDEQRGDSLTVIRLSVLESVTSLDAPLLPSEITVSQTGVGATGSKTLLLWEVAISAGVALVLVANRLHRRRQRKRVVKKVESWLSGEVVP, encoded by the coding sequence ATGAATTCGAAACTCTTACTGTCAGTAGCGATTGTTGTACTGACAATTATAGCCGGTTTGACGACGTATGTGCTGTGGAAAGGTGACCATGTCGTAGTGGATAGCTTGGCAAATGAGCAGAAGCAAGAAGCGCTTAAAAACTATCTTGCCACACGTGGAATACGGTATAGCGTAAATGACTCGGGTCAGATCATGGTTTCCTCGGATCAAATTGAGGAAGTTCGGCGATCAGTTGGTGCTACTGGTGTCCTCAATCATGAAAGGGTCGGTTTTGAGATCTTTCAGGATGATAGCTACGGTGCGACGGAGTTTGCACAAAAGATATCCTATCAGCGCGCATTGCAGGGAGAACTTGAGAAAACGATTGTTTCCCTAAAGGGTGTACTTGACGCACGGGTACATTTGGCAATACCAACAAAGACGAGAATATTTCGAAAAACTGAGGAAGTGGCTGCATCGGTTGTTGTGTCACTTTCCGATGAAGGAAGTCTGGCCAGCATTGAGCCCGCAGTCCGCAGTATCGTCATCGGCGCAGTTCCAGACATCGCGGCCGAAAGTGTTTCCGTAATCCAGGATAGCGGGAACCGCGCAGGTGCGATTGGCGTAGGCACAGGCGTCGATGCCATCTCGGCGCAGGAGAGGTCGCGTGAATCGGACATCGCTGAGTCAGTATCGAAGATGCTACTAACGTGGTTTAAACCTGCAGATTTCAGTGTCAGCGTTTCTGTCACAATGACCAAAGATAGCAAGACCATCGCATCAACCGCACCGGTTGCGTCATCTTCCGTTGTTCGCACAAAGAAAGTGACATCGAGCGAAGATGGAGAGGCAGTAGAAGATATTAGCTATGAGTATGGAACCAAGTCTGAAAATATTGAGGTTCCTGCAGGTCAGATCGTCAAAATTGGCATGGGTGTAGCTATTAATGCGGACATCAGTGACTCACACCTTGCCGCGATTAAGGAGCTCATCTCTAGTGCCATTGGGCTCGATGAGCAACGTGGTGATAGTCTCACTGTAATCAGATTAAGTGTCTTAGAAAGCGTAACTAGTTTAGACGCGCCACTACTACCTTCAGAGATCACTGTATCTCAGACTGGGGTAGGAGCTACTGGCTCGAAGACATTGCTGCTGTGGGAAGTAGCGATTTCAGCTGGTGTGGCACTTGTGCTTGTTGCGAATCGATTGCATAGAAGGCGTCAGAGAAAGCGAGTCGTCAAGAAGGTCGAATCCTGGCTGTCTGGGGAAGTTGTACCGTGA
- the fliE gene encoding flagellar hook-basal body complex protein FliE, with the protein MSIDSIRPVYSAMSEIIGNETSVNGLSNGPDFTQFLDNVSQETIRVEGLVEEFVRGGDIELHTVMIEMQNIKLKLQAVTELRNKVVEAYQEVMRMQV; encoded by the coding sequence ATGAGTATTGATAGCATTCGACCAGTATATAGCGCAATGAGCGAAATTATTGGCAATGAAACATCAGTAAATGGGTTGTCTAATGGGCCAGATTTCACACAGTTTCTTGATAATGTTTCGCAGGAAACGATCCGTGTCGAAGGATTGGTCGAAGAATTTGTTCGTGGTGGAGATATCGAGTTACATACAGTCATGATCGAAATGCAGAACATCAAGCTCAAGCTACAGGCCGTTACGGAGCTAAGAAACAAGGTGGTTGAAGCCTACCAAGAAGTAATGAGAATGCAGGTGTAA
- a CDS encoding flagellar basal body rod C-terminal domain-containing protein, which yields MSTTAAVEELARSMQRDLASVELSTFLVANAERMLPTGTESLYVGYVHGSDRLSFSDQLETLMGAVEVPTKKVYLPESDSADSAGYVRMVDVDVAKEFVEMSLTKRRYEAAIKVYNSISSMKATAREIGR from the coding sequence GTGAGTACAACCGCGGCTGTGGAAGAACTTGCTCGCTCAATGCAGCGAGACCTGGCGTCGGTAGAGCTTTCTACATTTCTTGTGGCGAACGCAGAGAGGATGCTTCCTACAGGGACAGAATCGCTCTACGTCGGCTATGTCCATGGTTCTGACCGCCTTTCTTTCAGTGATCAACTAGAGACACTGATGGGCGCGGTTGAGGTACCTACAAAGAAAGTGTATCTACCTGAATCAGACTCGGCAGACTCTGCGGGATACGTTCGAATGGTGGATGTTGATGTTGCAAAAGAGTTTGTTGAAATGAGTCTGACCAAGCGCCGTTATGAGGCTGCGATCAAAGTGTATAACTCAATTTCTAGTATGAAGGCCACTGCGCGGGAGATAGGACGATGA
- the flgI gene encoding flagellar basal body P-ring protein FlgI produces the protein MGNEMAGAQLMYMFLRLLCVIAACFSVSVYAITIEEVTRIEGIRDNQLVGYGLVVGLAGTGDSARNRATIQSVSNTLREFGVNTERFNSASRNVAAVIVTATLPPFASRGDRIDVQVSSLGDARSLAGGTLFMTPLEGPDNRMHALAQGPVVTGGYNYSKFDTSLQKNHPTVGKVTKGAIVERNFNSDFIGEDGGVVLILNEPNFQMASDIASAITDRVPGAFAEPLNPGKVLVSPSDAKGGSPFDVITRALAVNIDLVERNRIVINEKTGTIVAGGHIEIGEATISHENIHVAITTVYDVSQPYAVGLFAGRRSRTGDIRTEVVPSTDIVVAEEERAPVTMRKGTKVDELLKHLSSIGVQTRDIISILQALKSAGAIQAEIVVE, from the coding sequence GTGGGTAATGAGATGGCTGGGGCTCAACTGATGTATATGTTCTTGCGACTGCTATGTGTGATTGCCGCATGCTTCTCCGTCTCGGTCTATGCTATCACCATTGAAGAGGTGACGCGCATAGAAGGCATACGAGATAACCAGTTGGTGGGCTATGGTCTGGTTGTCGGCCTCGCGGGGACAGGGGATTCTGCAAGAAATCGTGCAACGATACAGAGTGTTTCGAATACTCTGCGAGAATTTGGTGTCAATACGGAGAGGTTTAATTCCGCATCCCGGAATGTTGCTGCGGTAATCGTCACAGCAACCTTGCCGCCGTTTGCTTCACGTGGAGATCGGATCGACGTTCAGGTTTCATCACTGGGTGATGCCCGCTCGCTCGCGGGTGGAACGCTCTTTATGACACCGCTTGAAGGTCCGGATAACCGAATGCATGCGTTGGCGCAGGGCCCAGTCGTTACTGGTGGTTATAACTACTCCAAGTTCGATACTAGCTTACAAAAGAACCACCCCACGGTAGGCAAGGTCACCAAAGGGGCCATTGTAGAGCGAAATTTCAATTCTGATTTTATCGGTGAAGATGGTGGCGTTGTATTGATTTTGAATGAGCCCAACTTCCAGATGGCAAGTGATATCGCAAGTGCCATTACCGATCGAGTTCCAGGTGCCTTTGCGGAACCGCTAAATCCTGGAAAAGTGCTTGTTTCACCATCGGATGCGAAGGGTGGTTCTCCTTTTGACGTAATAACCCGAGCGCTAGCGGTGAATATCGACCTGGTTGAAAGAAATCGCATTGTTATTAACGAAAAAACGGGCACGATTGTAGCCGGTGGGCATATCGAAATCGGGGAAGCGACGATTTCTCACGAAAACATTCACGTAGCGATTACCACTGTATATGACGTAAGTCAGCCGTATGCAGTAGGTCTGTTTGCCGGGCGTAGATCGAGGACAGGGGATATTCGCACTGAGGTTGTGCCGAGCACGGATATTGTTGTGGCCGAAGAAGAGCGCGCACCCGTGACAATGCGTAAAGGTACCAAGGTCGACGAGCTTCTGAAGCACCTCTCCAGTATTGGTGTTCAAACGCGAGACATTATCAGCATCCTGCAAGCGCTGAAAAGTGCGGGTGCGATTCAAGCAGAAATAGTGGTGGAATAA
- a CDS encoding flagellar basal body L-ring protein FlgH has product MLTPAVAEDLVDPDLYQGIAADKRAYQIGDTVTVYIAERTAAESSAFTDRERELDFNASAYDSTSDHRVGFGFDSESRGEAVTSRRGALQGQLTARVIGYSEVGHLIVKGEQVIVINGEAQSLFIFGTLRPEDISRDNTIYSTRLMDAHIEFVGDGVVGGAQRAGAITWVMRWLGLN; this is encoded by the coding sequence ATGCTGACCCCTGCCGTTGCTGAAGATCTGGTAGACCCTGACTTGTATCAAGGTATTGCTGCTGATAAACGCGCTTACCAGATAGGGGATACGGTAACCGTATATATAGCCGAGCGCACAGCGGCCGAGAGTTCGGCGTTCACAGATCGCGAGAGAGAATTGGATTTCAATGCGTCGGCTTATGACTCCACCTCCGACCATCGAGTAGGGTTTGGGTTTGATTCCGAATCCCGCGGTGAGGCAGTCACCTCCCGCCGCGGTGCGCTTCAAGGTCAACTCACCGCACGCGTAATTGGTTATAGCGAGGTTGGCCATTTGATTGTAAAAGGGGAGCAAGTGATAGTGATCAATGGAGAGGCGCAATCCTTGTTCATCTTCGGCACACTTCGTCCTGAAGATATTTCTCGAGATAACACGATTTACTCAACCCGTCTAATGGATGCTCATATTGAATTTGTCGGTGACGGAGTGGTAGGTGGTGCGCAACGGGCAGGTGCGATTACGTGGGTAATGAGATGGCTGGGGCTCAACTGA
- a CDS encoding flagella basal body P-ring formation protein FlgA: protein MWLNVELFAQVLIADKSYRKGRSILGYKAKIEGRWVDFEGVFGNPAKNYLAKKRIKRGEMLTNVNAVQRKIIAAGDELILQSQARGIIINLKSVAISDADIGDTLKVVTLHNNQLNCGILNNHEVAIRCTALRDSHADPCRC, encoded by the coding sequence GTGTGGTTGAATGTCGAGCTTTTTGCACAAGTGCTAATTGCAGATAAAAGCTACCGTAAAGGCAGGTCGATTTTAGGTTACAAGGCCAAGATTGAGGGGCGCTGGGTTGACTTTGAAGGCGTATTTGGGAACCCAGCGAAAAATTATCTCGCCAAGAAGCGCATAAAGCGAGGTGAGATGTTAACCAATGTGAATGCCGTTCAGAGAAAAATAATAGCGGCTGGCGATGAGCTGATCCTTCAATCTCAGGCCCGTGGCATTATCATCAACTTGAAATCTGTGGCGATCTCTGACGCTGACATTGGCGATACGCTTAAAGTTGTCACACTCCATAACAACCAATTAAATTGCGGGATACTGAATAATCATGAGGTTGCTATTCGTTGTACTGCTCTGCGCGACAGTCATGCTGACCCCTGCCGTTGCTGA
- a CDS encoding flagellar hook-basal body complex protein: MDALYIAQTGLNAQAEQLDVISNNISNMNTRGYKKAGVEFTAVLQAAGESGQALSGVAVEGVRNDLSQGAMQVTNNQWDIAIQGNGFFQVALENGDYAYVRSTRLSVDEDGYLKTSSGEKLSDYVNVPYGVESVSISPTGEVIGKLDGAETVLLGEIQLHSVMDVSKMSQGQGGLFYVEDGIEVTAATPGDSGMGLVRQGYVEGSNVELTQEMVQLIMAQRGYQLNAKIVQIGDQIMETVNNLRR; this comes from the coding sequence GTGGACGCACTTTATATCGCTCAAACAGGGCTGAATGCCCAGGCTGAACAATTGGATGTTATCTCTAACAACATCTCAAATATGAATACTCGGGGCTATAAGAAAGCAGGCGTAGAGTTCACCGCTGTGCTGCAGGCAGCTGGTGAATCGGGTCAGGCATTGAGTGGTGTTGCAGTAGAAGGTGTTCGTAATGACCTGAGTCAGGGCGCGATGCAAGTCACCAACAATCAGTGGGACATAGCGATTCAGGGTAACGGCTTTTTTCAGGTTGCTTTGGAAAACGGCGATTATGCTTATGTACGCAGTACAAGATTGTCGGTGGATGAAGACGGCTATCTAAAAACATCCTCAGGTGAAAAGCTTTCAGACTATGTGAATGTACCGTACGGTGTGGAAAGTGTGTCTATTTCTCCAACAGGTGAAGTAATAGGAAAGTTGGACGGGGCCGAAACGGTGCTTCTTGGCGAAATACAGCTCCACAGTGTGATGGATGTATCGAAGATGTCGCAGGGTCAGGGTGGACTATTCTACGTCGAGGACGGCATCGAAGTGACTGCGGCTACCCCCGGAGACTCGGGTATGGGGCTGGTACGCCAGGGATATGTGGAAGGCAGCAACGTAGAGCTTACTCAGGAGATGGTCCAGCTAATAATGGCACAGCGTGGCTACCAGCTAAATGCAAAGATAGTGCAGATCGGCGATCAGATCATGGAAACGGTCAATAACCTGCGGCGATGA
- a CDS encoding flagellar basal body rod C-terminal domain-containing protein codes for MSAGYEYSLKAIQGNIQQVELLSQNVANIGTPGYMPIGAEIAPIEFQVDSSSEPIIRVRAHDVSIKPTGSERDLAVIGDGYLWLESRDGSASIAKSVTLTVNPEGVLTNSFGLPVLDESGSKIVIHSDFEITRDGIRALDGSHESRIALVSIVGHLSAEMVNGAYRIQAGDLGGIAEGASILQGHVVVPNMNSASEMISMMQKTKHVESVQRALMTIDSIYDTGINQIGK; via the coding sequence GTGAGTGCGGGTTACGAGTATAGCCTGAAGGCTATTCAGGGAAATATTCAGCAGGTAGAGCTGCTTAGCCAGAATGTGGCCAATATTGGCACGCCCGGCTATATGCCGATTGGTGCAGAGATTGCACCGATTGAGTTTCAGGTCGATTCATCCTCTGAGCCGATCATCCGAGTACGCGCGCACGATGTCTCCATTAAGCCTACTGGTTCAGAAAGAGATCTCGCGGTAATCGGTGACGGCTATTTATGGCTGGAGTCACGCGATGGTAGTGCCTCGATCGCCAAGAGCGTGACATTGACGGTGAATCCCGAGGGCGTGTTGACGAATTCTTTTGGCTTACCTGTACTTGATGAAAGTGGCTCGAAGATCGTTATACATTCAGACTTTGAAATAACGCGGGACGGAATTCGCGCACTTGATGGTTCCCATGAGTCGCGGATTGCACTTGTTTCAATTGTGGGACATTTGTCCGCGGAGATGGTTAACGGTGCTTATCGGATTCAAGCCGGGGATCTTGGCGGCATTGCCGAGGGGGCCTCGATTCTGCAGGGGCATGTAGTGGTCCCGAATATGAACAGTGCATCAGAGATGATCAGCATGATGCAAAAGACCAAGCATGTTGAATCCGTACAGCGTGCGCTAATGACAATCGACAGTATTTACGATACTGGCATTAACCAAATCGGGAAGTAG
- a CDS encoding FHIPEP family type III secretion protein has protein sequence MVLPTLKLPNQLKALKQHYQASYQDLALVVAMIGILMALFVPVPGFLLDFLIILNFSFALLMLLITFYSDKPIKFSTFPSLLLMATLFRLALNIAATRLILADAEAGKVIGAIGEYVVGGNYVIGLVVFLILVVVQYVVVTNGAQRVAEVAARFTLDSMPGKQMSIDADLNMGLIDEKTARKRRDDIEREANFYGAMDGSTKFVKGDAIAGIIIILIDIIGGLSIGLAQHGMTWGEALETFTLLTVGDGIVTQIPSLIIAVATGILITRAATDSRLGEEVVAQITANPKILSLIAIVLLLVCLLPGLPAWPPLLLALVFGAATWYSLSIKQEQEDTEEPNALVDDSEPESFADLLRMKPIEFQYGTEIAKYVETQRDHLNALYENLRRQIAQELGLLVPLVSYVPSKKLTGNAYSIAFHGSMVGSGTLYDGQKMAISPGGNLDALTGVDTREPAYKLPAKWIDAKQYDLAKREGCTLVNPDTLMITHLQQAINMKGEELLTRQTVEMMVDQIRGDLSGLLDELIPNKLQISELQSILKELLREGVSIRNFPRILEAIAEAVTTGNNRYDIVELVRARLGSQIVEKIASGREALEVISIAPDLENTLVASIRKDDRGGVLVPDPSILDRLMSSIVEASDAVISRGQEPVLVCCVRLRRPMFEFCRRMLPSLKVLSTAEIVSDIKINSNQMIRV, from the coding sequence GTGGTTTTACCAACGCTAAAATTACCCAATCAGCTTAAAGCGCTGAAGCAGCATTACCAGGCAAGTTATCAGGACCTTGCGCTGGTGGTTGCTATGATCGGTATTTTGATGGCGCTGTTTGTGCCGGTTCCGGGCTTCCTGCTGGACTTTCTGATTATTCTGAACTTCAGCTTTGCGCTGCTGATGCTGCTTATCACATTCTACAGTGATAAGCCGATTAAGTTCTCGACCTTCCCATCATTACTGCTCATGGCAACGCTATTCCGGCTTGCACTGAATATTGCCGCTACGCGTCTGATCCTGGCAGATGCCGAGGCTGGCAAGGTCATTGGCGCGATTGGCGAGTATGTCGTTGGGGGGAACTATGTCATCGGCCTCGTGGTATTCCTGATTCTGGTGGTGGTTCAGTACGTCGTGGTAACCAATGGCGCCCAGCGTGTGGCGGAAGTGGCCGCACGCTTCACTTTGGACAGTATGCCCGGCAAGCAAATGAGTATTGATGCGGACCTGAATATGGGGCTCATCGATGAAAAGACCGCGAGGAAGCGGCGAGATGATATTGAGCGCGAGGCAAATTTCTACGGGGCGATGGATGGCTCGACGAAGTTTGTGAAGGGCGATGCCATTGCCGGTATCATCATTATCTTGATCGATATTATCGGTGGCCTTTCCATTGGCCTTGCGCAACATGGTATGACCTGGGGAGAAGCACTAGAGACATTCACGCTTCTGACGGTCGGAGATGGAATTGTCACGCAGATTCCCTCTCTCATTATTGCCGTCGCTACAGGTATTCTGATTACGCGTGCAGCGACGGATTCGCGCCTCGGTGAAGAGGTTGTGGCGCAAATTACTGCCAATCCAAAAATCCTCTCTTTGATTGCCATCGTACTGTTGTTGGTCTGTCTATTGCCAGGTCTTCCCGCATGGCCACCATTGCTGTTGGCGTTGGTGTTCGGGGCGGCAACCTGGTACTCACTTTCGATTAAGCAGGAGCAGGAAGATACCGAAGAGCCGAACGCGTTGGTTGATGATTCTGAGCCAGAGAGTTTCGCCGACTTATTGCGGATGAAGCCAATTGAGTTTCAGTATGGAACAGAGATAGCCAAGTATGTGGAGACGCAGCGAGACCATCTAAATGCCCTGTATGAGAACTTGCGTCGGCAAATCGCCCAAGAGCTTGGATTGCTGGTTCCGTTGGTGAGTTATGTGCCATCGAAAAAGTTGACCGGCAATGCCTATAGTATCGCGTTCCATGGCTCTATGGTCGGTAGCGGCACCCTGTATGACGGCCAGAAAATGGCCATATCACCCGGCGGAAATCTGGATGCACTTACTGGTGTTGATACGCGCGAACCAGCCTATAAGTTGCCGGCAAAATGGATTGATGCAAAGCAATACGACCTTGCAAAGCGGGAGGGTTGTACGCTCGTGAACCCCGATACACTTATGATTACGCATTTACAGCAGGCGATCAATATGAAGGGGGAGGAACTGCTTACACGGCAGACTGTTGAGATGATGGTTGACCAGATTCGTGGCGACTTGTCTGGTCTCCTGGATGAATTAATTCCCAACAAGCTCCAAATATCGGAACTGCAGTCCATCCTCAAAGAGCTGCTCAGAGAAGGTGTCTCAATTCGAAACTTCCCTCGAATTTTGGAAGCGATTGCCGAGGCAGTTACCACCGGTAACAACCGTTACGACATTGTGGAATTAGTGCGTGCCCGTTTGGGATCTCAAATAGTCGAGAAAATTGCTTCGGGCCGGGAGGCACTGGAAGTTATTTCCATCGCACCGGATCTTGAAAATACGCTCGTGGCTTCGATCCGCAAGGATGACCGGGGGGGAGTGTTGGTGCCTGATCCGTCAATCCTTGACCGTTTAATGTCTAGCATTGTCGAAGCCAGTGATGCCGTAATTTCTAGAGGTCAGGAGCCTGTCTTAGTATGCTGTGTTCGACTGCGTCGTCCGATGTTTGAATTTTGTCGACGTATGTTGCCGTCTCTCAAAGTGCTCTCCACTGCGGAAATCGTTAGTGACATAAAAATTAATTCTAACCAAATGATCAGGGTATAA